A genomic stretch from Erigeron canadensis isolate Cc75 chromosome 9, C_canadensis_v1, whole genome shotgun sequence includes:
- the LOC122582468 gene encoding uncharacterized protein LOC122582468 produces MAESEVYPKETRSTTSIHVTALDGLVNVNSLFTIAVFVGLSLTTPGQRSLENRTSCDADISVAKKLLVFEVVSFSFFLFSSLVAQGLKLAINLLNSKDVDEVFRAHINLKALRFGMLGSAVGSVMGCLFLMLSMVNVIEIRLGMLSCGSRSTVNAVASMIVLVTSALLVYISTAVYAFLH; encoded by the coding sequence ATCTGAAGTATACCCAAAAGAGACAAGATCAACAACAAGCATTCACGTAACAGCATTAGACGGTCTGGTGAACGTAAACTCGTTATTCACCATCGCAGTTTTCGTCGGTCTTTCACTGACGACACCCGGTCAACGCAGTCTCGAAAACAGGACATCCTGCGACGCCGACATTTCTGTCGCTAAAAAACTCTTGGTTTTTGAAGTTGTTTCCTTTAGTTTTTTCCTGTTTTCGTCACTAGTTGCACAAGGACTAAAACTTGCTATTAATTTGTTAAATAGTAAAGATGTGGATGAAGTTTTTAGAGCCCATATTAACTTGAAAGCGTTGCGATTCGGGATGCTTGGTTCGGCCGTTGGGTCGGTAATGGGGTGTTTGTTTTTGATGCTTTCGATGGTGAATGTGATCGAAATACGATTGGGAATGTTGAGTTGTGGGAGCAGGTCGACTGTTAACGCGGTTGCGTCTATGATCGTTTTGGTTACTTCTGCGCTTTTGGTTTATATTTCGACTGCTGTTTATGCGTTTTTGCATTGA
- the LOC122581530 gene encoding uncharacterized CRM domain-containing protein At3g25440, chloroplastic isoform X2, which translates to MDCESAFRMSYGYERYLPGGLLWCHSSPVHMGHKDVEATVSCETDGAVNASGEVKPKRKKLKGKRAVVRWLKFFRFKKKKDYARMTAEEKILFKLRKARRKEEQLLTALNKIEPKESSETTHDPEILTPEEHFYFLKMGMKSKNYVPVGRRGIYQGVILNMHLHWKKHETLQVIIKTFTPEEVKEMAVELARLTGGIVLDIQDNDTVIMYRGKNYSQPPTEIMSPRVTLPRKKALDKSKYTDALRAVRRYIPRLEQDLELLRAKAENEPGVDFETQISDTDIVEPEELSSVQLEATKKLKELVARNEKFNEDDHSMTGSELVSDSEDLSDIFETDCETDEEKDEKPLYLDEFEKLPAESNEVEEDFEEHLRRISAKSKREKDKGPDFDEVDRVILKAASLLKKRNL; encoded by the exons ATGGATTGTGAATCGGCTTTTAGAATGTCATATGGATATGAAAGATACCTTCCCGGGGGTCTCTTGTGGTGTCATTCGTCTCCTGTGCACATGGGTCATAAGGATGTAGAGGCAACGGTCAGCTGTGAAACAGATGGGGCAGTTAATGCTTCAGGTGAAGTTAAACCTAAGAGAAAGAAGTTGAAGGGAAAACGAGCAGTTGTAAGGTGGTTGAAGTTTTTTAGgttcaagaaaaagaaagattaCGCTAGAATGACTGCAGAAGAAaagattttgtttaagttgAGAAAG GCTCGAAGAAAGGAGGAACAGTTGCTTACAGCTCTGAACAAAATCGAACCTAAAGAGTCATCAGAAACAACCCATGATCCAGAAATACTAACTCCTGAAGAACATTTTTACTTCTTGAAAATGGGGATGAAGAGCAAGAATTACGTGCCTGTTGGAAGACGAGGGATATATCAAGGTGTTATTCTAAACATGCATTTGCATTGGAAGAAACACGAGACACTACAAGTGATAATAAAAACGTTTACACCAGAGGAGGTCAAGGAGATGGCTGTAGAGCTTGCGAGATTAACTGGAGGAATTGTGCTCGATATTCAAGATAATGACACTGTCATTATGTATAGAGGGAAGAACTATTCACAGCCTCCTACTGAGATAATGTCTCCTAGGGTCACTCTCCCTCGGAAAAAG GCGTTAGACAAATCAAAATATACAGACGCCCTTCGGGCTGTTAGGAGATACATTCCCAGACTTGAGCAAGATCTTGAGCTTCTTCGTGCAAAGGCCGAAAATGAACCAGGGGTTGATTTCGAGACACAAATATCCGACACTGACATTGTTGAACCTGAAGAACTATCGAGCGTTCAACTTGAAGCTACAAAAAAACTCAAAGAACTTGTTGCaagaaatgaaaaattcaaTGAAGATGATCATTCTATGACGGGTTCAGAACTAGTTTCAGATTCAGAAGATTTGTCGGATATTTTTGAGACAGATTGTGAAACAGATGAAGAGAAGGATGAAAAACCACTATATTTGGATGAATTTGAAAAACTACCTGCGGAAAGTAATGAGGTCGAAGAAGATTTTGAGGAGCATTTAAGGCGGATATCTGCCAAGTCAAAAAGGGAAAAGGATAAGGGACCAGATTTTGATGAGGTTGATCGTGTTATTCTGAAAGCTGCCTCACTTTTAAAGAAGAGAAATCTATAA
- the LOC122581530 gene encoding uncharacterized CRM domain-containing protein At3g25440, chloroplastic isoform X1: MSGVASMALCKSKHLKNLIFIPFSYRRFLHKPSFSHVIHKVMDCESAFRMSYGYERYLPGGLLWCHSSPVHMGHKDVEATVSCETDGAVNASGEVKPKRKKLKGKRAVVRWLKFFRFKKKKDYARMTAEEKILFKLRKARRKEEQLLTALNKIEPKESSETTHDPEILTPEEHFYFLKMGMKSKNYVPVGRRGIYQGVILNMHLHWKKHETLQVIIKTFTPEEVKEMAVELARLTGGIVLDIQDNDTVIMYRGKNYSQPPTEIMSPRVTLPRKKALDKSKYTDALRAVRRYIPRLEQDLELLRAKAENEPGVDFETQISDTDIVEPEELSSVQLEATKKLKELVARNEKFNEDDHSMTGSELVSDSEDLSDIFETDCETDEEKDEKPLYLDEFEKLPAESNEVEEDFEEHLRRISAKSKREKDKGPDFDEVDRVILKAASLLKKRNL; the protein is encoded by the exons ATGAGTGGTGTTGCTTCAATGGCATTATGCAAATCAAAGCACCTTAAAAATCTAATCTTTATTCCCTTTTCATATCGCCGGTTTCTTCATAAACCCAG TTTTTCTCATGTTATACATAAGGTTATGGATTGTGAATCGGCTTTTAGAATGTCATATGGATATGAAAGATACCTTCCCGGGGGTCTCTTGTGGTGTCATTCGTCTCCTGTGCACATGGGTCATAAGGATGTAGAGGCAACGGTCAGCTGTGAAACAGATGGGGCAGTTAATGCTTCAGGTGAAGTTAAACCTAAGAGAAAGAAGTTGAAGGGAAAACGAGCAGTTGTAAGGTGGTTGAAGTTTTTTAGgttcaagaaaaagaaagattaCGCTAGAATGACTGCAGAAGAAaagattttgtttaagttgAGAAAG GCTCGAAGAAAGGAGGAACAGTTGCTTACAGCTCTGAACAAAATCGAACCTAAAGAGTCATCAGAAACAACCCATGATCCAGAAATACTAACTCCTGAAGAACATTTTTACTTCTTGAAAATGGGGATGAAGAGCAAGAATTACGTGCCTGTTGGAAGACGAGGGATATATCAAGGTGTTATTCTAAACATGCATTTGCATTGGAAGAAACACGAGACACTACAAGTGATAATAAAAACGTTTACACCAGAGGAGGTCAAGGAGATGGCTGTAGAGCTTGCGAGATTAACTGGAGGAATTGTGCTCGATATTCAAGATAATGACACTGTCATTATGTATAGAGGGAAGAACTATTCACAGCCTCCTACTGAGATAATGTCTCCTAGGGTCACTCTCCCTCGGAAAAAG GCGTTAGACAAATCAAAATATACAGACGCCCTTCGGGCTGTTAGGAGATACATTCCCAGACTTGAGCAAGATCTTGAGCTTCTTCGTGCAAAGGCCGAAAATGAACCAGGGGTTGATTTCGAGACACAAATATCCGACACTGACATTGTTGAACCTGAAGAACTATCGAGCGTTCAACTTGAAGCTACAAAAAAACTCAAAGAACTTGTTGCaagaaatgaaaaattcaaTGAAGATGATCATTCTATGACGGGTTCAGAACTAGTTTCAGATTCAGAAGATTTGTCGGATATTTTTGAGACAGATTGTGAAACAGATGAAGAGAAGGATGAAAAACCACTATATTTGGATGAATTTGAAAAACTACCTGCGGAAAGTAATGAGGTCGAAGAAGATTTTGAGGAGCATTTAAGGCGGATATCTGCCAAGTCAAAAAGGGAAAAGGATAAGGGACCAGATTTTGATGAGGTTGATCGTGTTATTCTGAAAGCTGCCTCACTTTTAAAGAAGAGAAATCTATAA